One region of Juglans microcarpa x Juglans regia isolate MS1-56 chromosome 7S, Jm3101_v1.0, whole genome shotgun sequence genomic DNA includes:
- the LOC121240611 gene encoding LOW QUALITY PROTEIN: telomere repeat-binding protein 5-like (The sequence of the model RefSeq protein was modified relative to this genomic sequence to represent the inferred CDS: inserted 1 base in 1 codon), with the protein MVLHKRLDYGFNGYQVPPMPRATRSARRRGTFRRRDEDNQMRAFDLLATLAGEILLEKESSPTSSNTSKEKDQRACVKNTQENEEKLVKIEPSNQGSGDGRVLISETVPQAYDQKHLSKESPLTQNNGHSGFASVATTDSSESIVDEKLVNGKNKDDIQSFASKVDFGISRYRDSGDCTLDCESKIMLRGVLHKNGKVPIGTGADMCSLEDPKFWDGKPPALVSSDGKVKVPLYGDHIPHSSFPAGGDDVKIVSRDDDENSSGCTRPSMTKKSIWPVSRIADRRIKKILASKYWKVSPKLKDETLSNFDGDFKPICHNRRXCYKRQRSQMNIPFKKRKFFDCNSVSNSDRWINCDGKFDSPEEGGASGSCMKMNGAIGTSSSVGQHPSILSRDSYVKLRIKSFRVPELFIEMPESATVGSLKRTVMKAVTTILGGGLHVGVLLRGKKVRDDNKTLLQTGISHDYHPDALGFALEPSPSKNPQPLCPRDSSNMLPCDMLQPLTSYLSDSAGAHQGTCHASPELHVADLGNFIESDHDSAPSPPHTPVDKSTRDSKALVAVPEINVKALAVVPVHQRSKQSEIAQRRIRRPFSVAEVEALVQAVEKLGTGRWRDVKLRAFDNAKHRTYVDLKDKWKTLVHTARISPQQRRGEPVPQELLDRVLTAHAYWSKQQAKQQLKQHPEPCLLI; encoded by the exons ATGGTGTTGCATAAGAGGTTAGACTATGGATTCAATGGCTATCAGGTGCCTCCCATGCCTCGAGCTACCAGATCAGCTAGG AGGAGGGGTACGTTCAGAAGGAGAGATGAAGATAATCAAATGCGTGCATTTGACTTATTGGCCACTTTAGCTGGTGAGATATTGCTTGAGAAAGAGAGTTCACCCACTTCTAGCAATACATCAAAGGAAAAGGATCAGCGTGCATGTGTTAAAAACACACAGgagaatgaagaaaaactaGTTAAAATTGAACCTAGTAATCAAGGAAGTGGTGATGGGAGAGTCTTAATCTCTGAGACTGTCCCACAAGCTTATGATCAAAAGCATCTCTCCAAGGAATCCCCACTAACACAGAATAATGGCCATTCAGGATTTGCTTCTGTAGCAACCACCGATTCCTCAGAGAGCATTGTTGATGAGAAGTTGGTGAATGGAAAAAACAAGGATGACATACAAAGCTTTGCTAGCAAAGTAGATTTTGGTATCTCTCGTTACAGGGATTCTGGGGATTGTACATTAGATTGTGAATCTAAAATAATGTTAAGAGGTGTACTGCACAAGAATGGGAAGGTGCCTATTGGTACTGGGGCTGATATGTGCAGTTTGGAGGATCCTAAGTTTTGGGATGGGAAACCTCCTGCATTAGTCAGTTCAGATGGTAAGGTTAAGGTGCCTTTGTATGGGGACCACATTCCCCATAGCTCTTTTCCCGCTGGTGGGGATGATGTAAAAATAGTTAGTAGAGATGATGACGAAAACTCCTCTGGGTGCACTCGCCCTAGTATGACAAAAAAGTCCATTTGGCCAGTATCACGCATTGCAGACCGAAGAATAAAGAAGATTTTAGCTTCAAAGTATTGGAAAGTATCTCCAAAATTGAAGGATGAGACACTCTCGAATTTTG ATGGGGATTTCAAGCCCATTTGCCACAATAGGA GCTGTTACAAACGCCAAAGATCTCAAATGAatattccttttaaaaagaGGAAATTTTTTGACTGTAACTCAGTTTCAAATTCTGACCGATGGATTAATTGTGATGGTAAATTTGATTCACCTGAGGAGGGAGGTGCTTCTGGTTCATGTATGAAGATGAACGGAG CCATTGGAACATCATCCTCCGTAGGTCAACACCCATCAATTCTATCTAGGGATTCTTATG TGAAGCTTAGGATTAAGTCTTTCAGAGTGCCAGAGCTTTTTATTGAAATGCCTGAAAGTGCAACAGTGGGTTCTTTGAAG AGGACTGTTATGAAGGCAGTGACTACCATACTTGGAGGTGGGTTACATGTCGGTGTACTTCTTCGGGGAAAGAAGGTTAGAGATGACAATAAAACTCTACTGCAAACAGGGATTTCTCATGATTACCATCCGGATGCTTTGGGTTTTGCCCTGGAGCCTAGCCCTTCAAAAAATCCCCAACCTTTATGTCCCAGAGATTCTTCCAATATGCTTCCTTGTGACATGCTTCAGCCTTTAACCAG TTATCTATCGGATTCAGCTGGAGCTCATCAGGGCACTTGCCATGCCTCTCCTGAGCTTCATGTGGCCGATTTAGGCAACTTCATTGAAAGTGATCACGATTCAGCACCTTCTCCTCCTCACACACCAGTTGACAAAAGTACAAGAGACTCTAAAGCTCTTGTTGCTGTACCGGAAATTAATGTCAAGGCATTAGCTGTGGTTCCAGTTCACCAAAGATCAAAGCAATCTGAGATTGCGCAGCGTCGAATCCGTCGACCTTTTTCTGTTGCCGAAGTGGAAGCACTTGTTCAAGCTGTTGAGAAACTTGGAACTGGAAG GTGGCGTGACGTTAAACTTCGAGCTTTTGATAATGCAAAACATCGAACTTATGTGGATTTGAAG GATAAGTGGAAAACACTGGTACACACAGCGAGAATATCTCCTCAGCAAAGGAGGGGAGAACCTGTTCCCCAGGAGCTCTTGGACAGGGTCTTAACTGCCCATGCTTACTGGTCCAAACAGCAAGCCAAACAACAGCTCAAACAACACCCAGAGCCTTGCCTTCTCATctga